From the genome of Rattus rattus isolate New Zealand chromosome 6, Rrattus_CSIRO_v1, whole genome shotgun sequence:
atatatatctacagTAGAACATATCAGTTACATAGAGTAAAACTGTACAAAATTGTGCAGTTAAGAATGAagactgctgagccgtctcctctGAGCttgcttcatatttttaaattgatttgtgTTTGTAATGTTTCTGAGTGTTTTCTCGATGTGTGTATTTTTGCAGACAGAGTCCAGAAGAGCTCATCAGATCCTCTTGGACTAGAGTTAAGAAAGTTGTGAGTTtctctgtaggtgctgggaactgaacctgggtcctctggaagagcagcaagcgctcttacctGCTAGGCCATCAGTAGCTGCAAccctctttcattttgttttgttttgtttttttgtcctgggtgctgggattagaggcagaAGCCACCCTGTCCTGCTTTAAAATGACCTCTTTTACAAGACATATAGTTATTCCCCCTTTGAGctttcatctttccttttgtttctaaagatttattaactttatttcaaGTGTGTGGgactgagtgtgtgtttgtgtgccctgtgcattgaacctggagcttagtGACTGATAGGTTGTCTGTCCGTATCTCTGCCCAATCCCTGGCCTCCAGGCCTTGCTGCCATGTCTGGCTTCTCACATAATTGCTAAGGATCCAATCTCAAGTCCTCATGGTTATGGAGCAAGCTCTTTAATCCACTGATGGCCAGCATTGTGCTGGTTTTTCATGCCCAGTAATGATCACTGCCCAGAGCAATATGATCTGAATGAAACTCGGGATGGAATATTTCAAAAGGACAAGGGACTGACTCCATTGCAGAGTCTCCTGTCAAACTTCTGGGAGCATGGAAATGATAACTATAACCTCATGGCTACACTGTTAGGCCCACTTTGCTCTTCCAAAGACTCCATTGCCTTCAGTGAAGGCCAGCTACATCGAATGGCACACCACATGAACATGAAGTGGCGACCTGTGAAAGACCATATTCCTACTCAATTTGGCCATCTGCTACATGCTCTCCATAGAGTGGAACGTCCAACAGCATTTTCAAGCTACAGCTTTGTGACCCACCATGTCTACCCATCCACGGGTCTCTTAAGCTGCCGGGCCTCGGTGCTGTTTTGTACAGACTGTTCTATTAATAGCATTCACGTCTTTGGTTTCAATGGAAAGGTTCTCCTTTATTCCAACAAAAGAGATGTCCTTTCATTGCCATTTGGCATGGGGTATAGCCAGGATCTTAAATATTAGACACTTCCAATACTCTAGGAGAGTGTTAATGGTATTAGCAACATGGGATGAGAAAGAACCTCAATTTAAATTGTTTTGCCGTATCAGGACACAGTTTTGCCATTTATGCTTTCCGTAATAATATCCTTCATGTCGTTCAGCTCCCAGCACGAGTGACTCCGGATCTGTGGCTCAGAGCAGTAATGTTGCCAATggaaaaagaactcaagagagatgcacacacgtgcaccccAGGTTAGCTTCAgacttactgtgtagctgagggttGTCTTGAAATTGCGATCTCCCTGCCACTGCTTCCCAGGGCTGGATTCATAAGAATGCACAACCATACCTGTTCATGTGTACCTAGGATGAATCCCAGGGCTctatgcatgctaggtaagcatgtTAGAACTAGATTAACTCCCCAGTCCCTTAGCTCAGCATTTTCAAgtgcattctttaaaaattatatgcttGGGGGGCAGGGGcttgtggtggggttggggagtttacttaacagttaagagcacttgtggctcttgcacaggacccaggtttggttcccagaacctggGGACCAGATAGtggaattccagttccaagggattcagcaccctcttctgacttctgagtgtAGTAGTCATAcaagtggtacacatacacacacacagccaaaacacttctacacagaaaagaaagccacagatttttttttaattgtttgagaaCTTTTATCTGTGTATAGGTCAAAAGCATTgctttcttctggttttcttttcttcttctttcttttcttttctttctttctttttttttaaaaaaaaccaaacacagttTATTGTTTCTAAGACagtaagaataaaaccaaaaaggaCTCTGCAAGGGTAGCTGGGGTGAATTTGCACCCAGGTAGCAGCTGTAGTCACCGCAGTTCCATCCTTGTCTCCGCGATGTTGCCCTTGGCCAAAAACGCACTAAGTCGTCTCCAAGTTCGAAGCATTCAGCAAGTGGTGGCAAGGCAGAGCCATCAAAAGAAGACACCTACTTTCCATGACAAATATGGAAATGCTGTATTAGCAGGTGGAAGCATCTTCTGTATTTCTGCATGgacatatacagccacacaaaTTGGAATAGAATGGAACCTGTCCCCTGTTGGCAGAGTCACCCCAAAGGAATGGAGAGATCAATAGTCATGCCAGCTGATACAATAATCAAGGAATTGTTTCAAAAACCAACTCATAAATGAATGCCAAGTCAAAGAATCATGTACTCATTAAAACATGgcatattgaagaaaaaaataaagaaataaagtaccTTTgaaaccttcaaaaaaaaaaaaagaataaaaccaaaagacACATGTcaataaacagaaacacattCTGGAATATCAACATTCACAGtgggaagtttttgttttgtataacGTCAAATTATAAATGTCATCCGGTAAATGAAACTATTATTCAATGGCATAAAGGTTAAATCAAATTGTGCCcgacttttttttctccatctttattaaattgggtatttcttatttacatttcaattgttattatctttcccggtttccaggccaacatcctcccagcccctccccccctttttttagaatacaaattttattttatttttttatctttattaacttgagtatttcttatctacatttcgattattattccccttccctgtttccgggccaacatcaccctaacccctacacctccccttctatacaggcttcccctcctcatcctccccccattaccaccctcccaacaatcacattcaccgggcgttcagtcttggcaggaccatgggcttccccttccactggtgctcttactaggctattcattgctacctatgaggttggagcccagggtcagtccatgtatagtctttgggtggtggctaagtccctggaagctctggttggttggcattgttcatatggggtctcaagccccttcagctctattagtcctttctctgtttccttcaaacgggggtcctgttctcagttcagtggtttgctgctggcatttgcctatgtatttgctgtattctggctgtgtctctcaggagagatctacatctggttcctgtcagcctgcacttcttggcttcatccatcttatctagtttggtgactgtatatgtatgggtcacatgagATGTGGGACAGggtctgaatgggcgttccttcagcctctgttctaaactttccctccctattccctgccaagggtattcttgttccccttttaaagaaggagtgaagcattcacattttggtcatccttcttgagtttcatgtgttctgtacttctagggtaatttgagcatttggactaatatccacttatcaatgagtgcataccatgtgtgttttgctgtgattgtgttacctcactcaggatgatattttctaattcgatccatttgcctatgaatttcataaagtcattgttttgatagcggagtaatattccattgtgtagatgtaccacattttctgtatccattcctctgttgaagggcatctgggttctttccagcatctggctattataaataaggctgctatgaacatagtggagtatgtgtctttgttgtatgttggggaatctttgggtatatgcccaagagaggtatagctgcgtcctcaggtggtgcaatgtccaattttctgaggaacctccagactgatttccagaatggttgtaccagtctgcaatcccaccaacaatggaggagtgttcctctttctccacatcctcgccagcatctgctttcgctggagtttttgatcttagtcattctgactggtgtgaggtgaaatctcagggttgttttgatttgcatttcccttatgactaaagatgttgaacatttctttaggtgcttctcagccattcggcattcctcagctgtgaattctttgtttagctctgaaccccaattttttagtagggttatttctctccctgcaatctaactttgtgagttctttgtatattttggatataagccctctatcagttgtaggattggtaaagatcttttcccaatctgttggttgccattttgccctaaccacagtgtcctttgccttacagaagctttacagttttatgagatcccatttgtcgattcttgatcttagagcataagccattgctgttttgttcaggaaattttctccagtgcacatgtgttcaagattcttccccactttttcttctattagtttgagtgtatctggtttgatgtggaggtccttcatccacttggacttaagctttgtacagggtgataggcatggatcgatctgcattcttctacatgctgacctccagttgaaccagcaccatttgctgaaaatgctatctttttcccaattggatggttttggctcctttgtcaaaaatcaagtgcccataggtgtgtgggttcatttctgggtcttcaattcttttccattggtctatctgtctgtctctgtaccaataccattcagtttttatcactattgctctgtaatactgcttgagttcagggatagtgattccccctgaagtccttttattgttgaggatagtttcagctatcctgggttttttgttattccagatgaatttgcaaattgttctgtctaactctttgaagaattggattggtattttgatggggattgcattgaatctgtagatcgcttttggtaaaatggccatttttactatattaatcctgccattccatgagcatgggagacctttccatcttctgaggtcttcttcaatttctttcttcagagtcttgaagtttttattgtacagatcttttacttgcttggttaaagtcacactgaggtactttatattatttgggactgttatgaagggtaTCACTTcactaattcctttctcagcttgtttctcttatGGTTTTCTTTATAGCTTTCCCACGCTTATTGACTATTTGCATATTACTTGAAAATTGTGGACTTTTGTCCATTTTctcagggaggggaagaaggccTTAATATTTCCTTGAGTTTTATGGGCTCTCTATCCTCACTATGTGACAAGAGAGATTTTTCTAGTCACAATTGCTATGAATTTTGATATTGTTTGCTCtatattttctttggattttgatttttaactttcaagacaaggtctccttGTATATCTTTTGCTGCCCTGAAACTCTCTGACTTGCCTACCtctgctggaactaaaggtgtgcaccatcactgcctggcttggTGCTTTTCTTTCGGTGTACATCAATTTTAAAGTTCGAAACAACTCCAACTCTACCACTCACTCTTCTTTGTAATTTCTGATGTATTTTTCAGCTTTAGAAGCTCTTGTGCCTTTCTCCTTGCAATTTCCTCATTAATTTTAGCTCAAATCTCTCTGCAGTATGTGCTGCTTTGTATggacacacatttatttttgtgttttctttataactGATTGGTTTCTAAATTTTTTATGATGATcagtcttctttttaaattataattcttttttctttttttaagatttattatgtacagtGTTCTGTCTCTATGCCAGTAGAGGGCGCcaaaatcccattacagatggttgtgagccaccttgtggttgctggaaattgaactcaggacctctggaagcacagtcagtgcgttcaaccaccgagccatctctccagccctataattcattattttatgatcattgatttgtgttttgcctgcatgtatgtctgtgtgagggtgtcagatcccctgtaactagaggtacagacagttgtgccgtgtgggtgctgggaattaaacgcaagtcctttggaaaagcaaccagtcagtgctcttaacagctgagccatctctcctgccactCCTCTCCCAATTTGTAGCTTTACTTCCTCTTTTTGTTATCAAGTGTGTCCTCATTAGAAAGCCTGTTTATTGACATGTATTTTTGTCTTGTGTTAGATTTTAGTTTGTACTTTTTATTGATTACCAGTTGGACATTGAAAAACTTCCTTCTAATATATTACTCATCCAAACTGTTCGTTTTTCAGGTGCTGACCTGGACTCACACGTGGTGAGGGGGTCAGCTCTCCCATCTTCCACCGAGCTTCAGTttttcagccatctctccagctcatgtgATGCTCATTGGAAAACCACACAcatcaaacatttgaaaatagaCACCACTCATCTTTGACAACAACAAGGTTCAGAAGATCCTCCGGAGGATCTTCTGTCCTCAAGGAATTGATTAGAGACTTCTACTTGCAGAAAAAGCAAGGATGACTGGTTAGGATAAAAACATACTCCTGCAGAGCAGGCGggctgaaggaaagagagaacataGAGGGGAAACTACCCTACTGTAAGGCCCTGGACTCTTGTGTCGTGCCCACCTTAATGGAGCTCATCTTAATGAGGCTCTGGGTGTAACTTGGGTCCTCACACTTagtactttgccaactgagccattcCCCCAACTCTGTGCTATCTTTTCTATACATCCTCAAGCTGCTATAGACAAAAGAGAATT
Proteins encoded in this window:
- the LOC116903226 gene encoding cytochrome c oxidase subunit 7B, mitochondrial, encoding MLPLAKNALSRLQVRSIQQVVARQSHQKKTPTFHDKYGNAVLAGGSIFCISAWTYTATQIGIEWNLSPVGRVTPKEWRDQ